In Colwellia sp. M166, a genomic segment contains:
- a CDS encoding IS3 family transposase (programmed frameshift) has translation MTKRKKYTKEFKLDAISLVRDQNISVSEASRNLGIGNQMLGRWIKEAEQEDGQAFRGNGKLTPDQEEIRKLKAQVKRLEMEREILKKSDGLLCKRNEVKYSFITHHKKIWPVVLMCRILGVKSNNYYSYQKRKLDKPSDSTHQEMLELVKDIAKFSDNTYGERRIKAVLNALSFRVSRWTVAKLMKEANVWVRYKKKYKATTNSNHNKPLYKNELEQNFITEQPNQVFVGDITYIWTAEGWLYLAVVIDLYARKVVGWSMGSRMKAQLVCDALTMAVWQRSPEKGLIVHSDQGVQYASHQYRKLLNNNGFIGSMSKKGCCWDNAVAESFFGSLKQERVHWRNYETRYEAQQDIMNYITMWYNSKRLHSYLGYQSPNDFELKINELEKVA, from the exons ATGACAAAACGTAAAAAATACACCAAAGAGTTTAAACTTGATGCAATTTCTTTAGTCAGAGATCAAAATATTAGTGTATCTGAAGCGAGCAGAAATCTAGGTATTGGAAATCAAATGCTTGGCCGCTGGATCAAAGAAGCAGAACAAGAAGATGGTCAAGCTTTTCGAGGTAACGGTAAGCTAACACCTGATCAAGAAGAAATACGTAAATTAAAAGCCCAAGTAAAGCGCCTGGAGATGGAGCGTGAGATATTAAAAAA AAGCGACGGTCTTCTTTGCAAAAGAAACGAAGTGAAATATTCGTTTATTACCCATCATAAGAAGATCTGGCCTGTGGTACTTATGTGCCGAATATTGGGTGTAAAAAGCAATAACTATTATAGTTATCAAAAGCGTAAATTAGATAAGCCAAGTGATTCAACACACCAAGAGATGCTTGAGTTAGTAAAGGATATTGCCAAATTTAGTGACAATACCTATGGCGAAAGACGTATTAAAGCGGTACTGAATGCGTTGAGTTTCCGCGTAAGCCGATGGACAGTAGCCAAATTAATGAAAGAGGCTAATGTTTGGGTTCGTTACAAAAAGAAATATAAAGCAACAACCAATAGCAATCACAATAAGCCGCTTTATAAAAATGAGCTTGAGCAAAATTTCATCACAGAGCAGCCAAATCAAGTGTTTGTTGGTGATATCACTTATATTTGGACTGCGGAAGGTTGGCTCTATTTAGCGGTTGTTATCGACCTATACGCTCGCAAAGTTGTTGGCTGGAGCATGGGGTCAAGAATGAAAGCTCAACTTGTCTGTGATGCACTAACGATGGCTGTTTGGCAAAGAAGCCCAGAGAAAGGACTTATTGTTCATTCCGATCAAGGTGTTCAATATGCAAGCCACCAGTACCGAAAATTACTTAATAACAATGGCTTTATTGGCAGTATGAGTAAAAAGGGCTGCTGTTGGGATAATGCCGTTGCTGAAAGCTTCTTTGGTAGCCTAAAGCAAGAGCGTGTTCATTGGAGAAATTATGAAACACGCTATGAAGCGCAACAAGATATAATGAATTACATAACCATGTGGTACAACAGTAAGCGACTACACTCTTACTTAGGGTATCAAAGCCCAAATGATTTTGAATTAAAAATTAATGAGTTAGAAAAAGTAGCTTAA
- the uspE gene encoding universal stress protein UspE gives MEKYQKILAVVDPTTEDQKALKRAIELARKTGASITAFLTIYDFSYEMTTMLSSDEREAMRQSVINDRTQWLQSILSELNTGEISIDCQVIWHNRPFEQIINQVLKHGYDIVIKGTHQHDKLKSVIFTPTDWHILRKCPCPVLLVKEHLWPDNGNVVAALNIGSDEKEHKSLNDKITAEAKQLTKVMNANLHLVNSFPGTPVNIAIEIPEFNASDYNSSMLKHHENAMQEHAKAFNVAKENTHIKEGLPEDVIQSLANKLDAELVILGTVGRTGLSAALIGNTAEHVIDRLNCDVLALKPDGYISPLDVD, from the coding sequence ATGGAAAAGTATCAAAAAATACTCGCGGTTGTTGATCCAACAACTGAAGATCAAAAAGCGTTAAAACGTGCCATCGAACTTGCACGTAAAACCGGCGCTAGCATTACCGCATTTTTGACCATATATGATTTTTCTTATGAAATGACTACCATGCTATCAAGCGATGAGCGTGAAGCCATGCGTCAATCGGTAATAAATGACAGAACACAATGGTTACAATCCATTCTTTCAGAACTCAATACCGGCGAAATCAGTATTGACTGTCAAGTTATTTGGCATAACCGCCCATTTGAGCAAATCATTAACCAAGTTTTAAAACATGGCTATGACATAGTTATTAAAGGTACACACCAACACGACAAACTTAAGTCGGTTATTTTCACTCCTACCGATTGGCATATTTTACGAAAATGTCCATGCCCTGTTTTATTAGTCAAAGAACATTTATGGCCTGATAACGGCAATGTTGTTGCCGCATTGAACATTGGTAGTGATGAAAAAGAGCATAAGTCACTTAATGACAAAATCACCGCTGAAGCTAAGCAGCTAACAAAAGTAATGAATGCAAATTTACATTTGGTTAATTCATTCCCTGGTACTCCAGTAAATATTGCCATAGAAATTCCAGAGTTTAACGCTAGCGATTATAATAGCTCAATGCTAAAGCATCATGAAAATGCCATGCAAGAGCATGCTAAGGCATTTAATGTTGCCAAGGAAAATACTCATATTAAAGAAGGCCTACCTGAAGATGTCATTCAAAGCCTAGCAAACAAATTAGATGCCGAGCTAGTTATTTTAGGCACGGTTGGTCGTACCGGCTTATCAGCAGCCTTAATTGGCAACACTGCCGAGCATGTCATTGATAGATTGAATTGTGACGTATTGGCCTTAAAGCCTGACGGATACATATCTCCCCTTGATGTCGACTAA
- a CDS encoding helix-turn-helix domain-containing protein — MSELSKRFGEKIRSVRTAKGISQDKLAVKSQIDRSYIGRIDRGEVNITIDKLYILAAALECKPAELLPEMK, encoded by the coding sequence GTGAGTGAACTATCTAAACGATTCGGAGAAAAAATTCGCTCCGTAAGAACAGCTAAAGGAATATCTCAAGATAAATTAGCTGTAAAGAGTCAAATTGATCGAAGTTATATTGGTCGTATTGATCGAGGTGAAGTAAATATCACTATAGATAAGTTATATATATTGGCAGCGGCCCTAGAATGTAAGCCAGCGGAGCTTCTACCTGAAATGAAATAA
- the ttcA gene encoding tRNA 2-thiocytidine(32) synthetase TtcA yields MNTKHNLNNKLEKKIRHLTGKAIFDYNMIEEGDKIFCGLSGGKDSFVMLDTLLHLQRVAPIKFEVVAVNLDQKQPGFPEEILPNYLKQKGIDYYIVDKDTYSVVKEKVPEGKTTCSLCSRLRRGSLYGFAEKIGATKIALGHHMDDIVETLLMNMFNNAKLKAMPPKLLSDDKRNIIIRPLAYCREKDIAQLAEINNYPIIPCNLCGSQENLQRKKIKKMLSGWDQETPGRIESIFKSTQSVSLSQLADTNLFDFSNLMLDRTMEPKVQQFEGAAISSSNLIDIKNIEIIDAS; encoded by the coding sequence ATGAATACTAAGCATAACCTTAATAACAAGCTCGAAAAAAAAATCCGTCACCTTACTGGTAAAGCTATTTTTGATTACAATATGATCGAGGAAGGGGATAAAATATTCTGTGGGTTGAGTGGTGGAAAAGATTCTTTCGTAATGCTTGATACCTTACTACATCTTCAGCGTGTTGCCCCTATAAAGTTCGAAGTCGTCGCAGTTAACCTAGACCAAAAACAGCCAGGTTTTCCTGAAGAAATTTTACCTAACTATCTAAAACAAAAAGGTATTGATTACTATATTGTTGATAAAGACACCTATTCTGTAGTAAAAGAAAAAGTTCCTGAAGGTAAAACAACATGTTCTTTGTGCTCGCGACTTAGAAGAGGATCGCTGTATGGCTTCGCGGAAAAAATTGGCGCAACCAAAATAGCCTTGGGTCATCATATGGACGACATCGTTGAAACCCTGCTAATGAATATGTTCAATAATGCAAAGTTGAAAGCCATGCCGCCCAAGCTGCTCAGTGACGATAAACGCAACATCATCATTCGACCGCTTGCCTATTGTCGAGAGAAAGATATTGCGCAATTAGCTGAGATTAATAACTACCCTATCATTCCTTGTAACCTTTGTGGCTCACAAGAAAATTTACAAAGAAAAAAAATAAAGAAAATGCTTAGTGGTTGGGATCAGGAAACTCCAGGTCGTATTGAAAGTATTTTTAAAAGTACTCAAAGTGTCAGCCTTTCCCAGCTTGCTGATACCAACTTATTTGATTTTTCTAACCTTATGCTTGATAGGACTATGGAACCGAAAGTACAGCAATTCGAAGGAGCAGCTATTTCTTCTTCAAATTTAATCGACATAAAAAATATAGAAATTATCGATGCTTCTTAG
- a CDS encoding site-specific integrase, translated as MKVITYKNNGKTRYSISDDRYIPLHHIITYYLQVELGRKSSNTIERKAYELLFIFKYFKKRGIDLIQSIEELNFISEEEISIFAKSCKLKAQLVDKEVVTTIFTQVSLRNLMARNQPTDNIVEEGTAKGRFDTFIHFFKFVFRRNHARKVLTQAQQNNYKECLIELVTSKKSMGSWSKKISDPFMSNFSDEKYFELLDIINPSNDNNPFSSKIRNELIIKILIDTGIRRGAVAKLKISDVFNDKEPRIRVTKTPDDVTDPRRNRASQKTKPHVSPLSPELASRLEYYIKEIRSHIPNTDTHEFVFVTEKNCRGTIGKPLALRNYNSIFKKLSNILGVEVTPHTLRYKWNEVFDVNIDSLAKELNLDSQTKEDIRKYAMGWTANSEMADIYNNFRLAVKTREHH; from the coding sequence ATGAAGGTTATTACATACAAAAATAATGGAAAAACTCGTTATAGTATTTCTGATGATAGATATATTCCACTACATCACATAATTACATATTACCTACAGGTTGAACTTGGGAGAAAATCTAGTAACACAATAGAGAGAAAAGCTTATGAGTTATTGTTTATTTTTAAGTATTTCAAAAAGAGAGGGATAGATTTGATTCAAAGCATTGAAGAGTTAAATTTTATTAGTGAGGAAGAAATTAGTATCTTTGCTAAGTCGTGTAAGTTGAAAGCGCAATTAGTTGATAAGGAAGTCGTTACAACAATTTTCACCCAAGTGTCACTTAGAAATTTAATGGCTCGAAATCAGCCAACTGATAATATTGTAGAAGAAGGTACAGCTAAAGGTAGATTTGATACTTTTATTCATTTTTTCAAATTTGTCTTTCGTCGGAATCATGCCCGCAAAGTATTAACGCAAGCTCAACAAAATAATTATAAAGAATGTTTGATTGAGTTGGTCACTTCAAAAAAATCAATGGGGAGTTGGAGTAAAAAAATATCCGACCCTTTCATGTCTAATTTCTCTGACGAAAAATATTTTGAGTTACTTGACATAATTAATCCTAGTAACGACAACAATCCATTCAGTTCAAAAATTAGGAATGAGTTAATAATCAAAATCCTTATCGATACAGGAATAAGACGAGGAGCTGTCGCCAAATTAAAAATAAGTGATGTATTTAATGACAAAGAACCGAGAATTAGGGTTACCAAAACCCCTGATGATGTAACGGATCCAAGAAGAAATAGAGCATCTCAAAAAACTAAGCCTCATGTTTCCCCGCTGAGCCCTGAGTTAGCATCGAGGCTTGAATATTACATTAAGGAGATACGAAGCCACATACCAAACACTGATACACATGAGTTTGTATTTGTGACCGAAAAAAATTGTAGAGGAACAATAGGGAAACCTCTGGCTTTGCGGAATTACAATAGTATTTTTAAGAAACTAAGTAATATTTTAGGCGTAGAGGTCACACCACATACGCTCCGATATAAATGGAATGAGGTCTTTGATGTAAATATTGATTCCTTAGCTAAAGAACTGAACCTTGACTCTCAAACAAAAGAGGATATCAGAAAATACGCTATGGGTTGGACAGCTAACTCTGAAATGGCTGATATCTACAATAACTTTAGGTTAGCTGTAAAAACAAGAGAGCATCACTGA
- the fnr gene encoding fumarate/nitrate reduction transcriptional regulator Fnr, which produces MSQKSCTGQQHIHCQNCSISELCLPFSLNDKELDTLDNIIDRKRPIHKGEQIFNDGQPMHALYAIRSGTFKTYTVNEQGEEQITGFHLAGDLLGFDAIAESEHPSFAKALETSMVCEIPYNTLDALSNTMPKLKKQILRMMSTEIREDQEMLTLLNRKNAEQRLATFISALSSRYHARGLSASEFRLSMTRSDIGNYIGLTVETISRLLNRFHKNGLIQVDGKLIIILDINKLNECAAL; this is translated from the coding sequence ATGAGTCAAAAATCATGCACAGGTCAGCAACATATTCACTGTCAAAATTGCAGTATCAGCGAACTATGCTTGCCATTTTCTCTTAATGATAAAGAGCTCGATACGCTCGACAATATCATCGACCGTAAACGACCTATTCATAAAGGTGAGCAAATCTTCAATGATGGTCAGCCTATGCACGCCCTTTATGCTATTCGTTCAGGTACATTTAAAACCTATACCGTCAACGAACAAGGTGAAGAGCAAATTACTGGCTTTCATTTAGCTGGCGACTTACTTGGCTTTGATGCGATCGCAGAATCAGAGCATCCAAGTTTTGCTAAGGCTTTAGAAACCTCTATGGTTTGTGAAATTCCTTATAACACCCTCGACGCTCTGTCTAATACGATGCCAAAATTAAAGAAACAAATTTTGCGTATGATGAGTACAGAAATTCGTGAAGATCAAGAAATGTTAACCTTACTGAATCGGAAGAATGCTGAGCAACGCTTAGCAACATTTATCAGTGCATTAAGCAGTCGTTATCATGCTCGTGGCTTATCAGCTTCTGAGTTTCGTTTATCAATGACTCGCAGTGATATTGGCAATTATATTGGTTTAACCGTTGAAACGATTAGCCGTCTGCTTAATCGCTTCCATAAGAATGGCTTAATTCAAGTCGATGGTAAGTTAATTATTATTCTAGATATTAATAAATTAAACGAGTGCGCAGCACTCTAA
- a CDS encoding DEAD/DEAH box helicase: protein MKLRKWQSACVHKAFKKYLNGITHFLALATPGAGKTFMASELADQLLKGGFVDLIICFSPSSIVSQDFSESLQLKTQERFDGLMGAKGHSLTYQNLQYLDENFWQLFHRYRVFVIFDEIHHCAGSNIDNANAWGEQIILNIQDKAKYTLALTGTPWRSDAAPIVLSNYLHPSNKISCDYVYGLAEAIQDDVCRIPQIIAVDNNNISVVDDEETKTFNSFKSLLSQSIIPYQEIIESEEVIKYVISSAQKKLSAIRIKNSDAAGLIVASSVEHARQISTLMKACFNEDAVVVTYRENEPTSIIQQFRHAQTKWIISVGMISEGTNIPRLQVCCHLTNIKTEMHFRQILGRILRMTSSKNQDAVMYMPAEPKLLEYAYRVKQDVPFEADVVKFEKMSTNVEDDVDDGVAHAVKFDKTKSNPPKIEIKLNGFDSVSEHATFDGVNKTVDEHFLTSSYEKVVNIFGRFKQESIALGLSELR, encoded by the coding sequence ATGAAACTAAGAAAATGGCAGTCAGCATGCGTTCATAAAGCATTTAAAAAATATTTGAATGGCATTACTCATTTTTTAGCATTAGCTACACCGGGTGCTGGTAAAACATTTATGGCATCTGAGTTAGCTGACCAGCTTTTAAAAGGCGGCTTTGTTGATTTAATTATTTGTTTTTCTCCGTCTTCAATTGTTTCTCAAGATTTTAGTGAAAGCTTGCAGTTAAAAACACAAGAACGATTTGATGGACTTATGGGAGCTAAGGGTCACTCCCTGACATACCAAAACTTACAGTATCTCGATGAAAATTTTTGGCAGTTATTCCATAGGTACCGAGTATTCGTGATCTTTGATGAAATTCACCATTGTGCTGGCTCTAATATTGATAATGCTAATGCATGGGGCGAACAAATAATATTAAACATTCAAGATAAAGCTAAATATACATTGGCGTTAACAGGAACACCTTGGCGCTCTGATGCTGCTCCTATCGTTCTTTCTAACTACTTACACCCTAGCAACAAAATATCCTGTGATTACGTTTATGGGCTTGCTGAGGCTATTCAGGATGATGTTTGTCGTATACCGCAGATAATCGCAGTTGATAATAATAATATTTCTGTTGTAGATGACGAAGAAACAAAAACATTCAACAGTTTTAAAAGTTTATTATCGCAGTCAATCATCCCATATCAGGAAATTATTGAAAGTGAAGAGGTAATTAAATACGTTATTTCGTCTGCACAGAAAAAGCTTAGCGCAATTAGGATTAAAAACTCTGACGCTGCGGGGTTAATTGTTGCGTCATCGGTGGAGCATGCAAGACAAATCTCAACGTTAATGAAAGCCTGTTTTAACGAAGATGCCGTTGTTGTTACTTACAGAGAAAATGAGCCAACCAGTATTATTCAACAATTTAGGCATGCACAAACTAAATGGATAATATCCGTAGGCATGATCAGTGAGGGAACTAATATCCCCCGATTGCAGGTTTGTTGTCACCTCACCAATATCAAAACTGAAATGCACTTTAGACAGATTTTAGGCCGAATACTCAGAATGACAAGTTCAAAGAATCAAGACGCTGTTATGTATATGCCTGCAGAGCCTAAGCTGTTGGAATATGCTTACCGAGTTAAGCAAGATGTACCTTTTGAAGCTGATGTGGTTAAGTTTGAAAAGATGAGCACTAATGTTGAAGACGATGTAGATGATGGTGTTGCCCATGCAGTTAAATTTGACAAGACAAAATCCAACCCTCCCAAAATAGAGATTAAATTAAATGGATTTGATAGTGTTTCTGAACATGCTACCTTCGATGGAGTTAACAAAACAGTTGATGAACATTTTTTAACAAGCTCTTATGAAAAAGTCGTCAATATATTTGGGCGATTTAAGCAAGAATCGATAGCTCTTGGGTTAAGCGAATTGAGGTAA
- a CDS encoding metallophosphatase domain-containing protein has translation MNKKLKCVAIADTHGMYRDIKIPDGDILIHAGDITRQGRLHELYDFNDWLGEQPHQHKVVIAGNHDWCFESHPNGSRSAITNAIYLQDESVVINGVKFYGSPWQPWFLDWAFNLQRGEEIQEKWDLISNDVAVLITHGPAFGILDKVARANVGCENLLSKIEEIKPKVHVCGHIHEGYGEVIIEGIKFINASINTEHYKPINDPILFTLD, from the coding sequence ATGAATAAAAAACTAAAATGCGTAGCTATTGCCGACACTCATGGTATGTACAGAGATATCAAAATTCCTGATGGAGATATTCTCATTCATGCTGGAGATATCACAAGGCAAGGGAGATTACATGAACTTTATGATTTTAATGACTGGTTAGGTGAGCAGCCGCATCAACATAAAGTTGTTATTGCTGGCAATCACGACTGGTGCTTTGAAAGTCACCCTAATGGAAGCAGAAGCGCTATAACCAATGCTATTTATCTACAAGATGAATCAGTCGTCATTAATGGGGTTAAATTTTATGGCTCACCATGGCAACCTTGGTTTTTAGATTGGGCTTTTAATTTACAACGCGGCGAAGAGATACAAGAAAAATGGGATTTAATCAGTAATGATGTCGCGGTATTAATTACCCATGGACCAGCTTTCGGTATATTAGATAAAGTTGCTAGAGCTAACGTGGGCTGTGAAAATCTATTAAGTAAGATTGAAGAGATAAAACCCAAAGTTCATGTTTGTGGGCATATTCATGAAGGATACGGTGAAGTTATTATAGAAGGCATTAAATTTATAAACGCCAGTATAAATACTGAACACTACAAACCTATTAATGATCCAATTTTATTTACATTGGATTGA
- the istB gene encoding IS21-like element helper ATPase IstB, which translates to MIDTINQQLQLLKLSGIKQALKQQLEQPNLYQEQSFIERISLLLTHEIDTRDERKIDRLVRQAKFRLPGQLNQLIYSPKRNLDKTQIRSLSQSTWLSLHQNILITGATGCGKTYLACALGHEHCLQGKSVFYIRLKELLESLFLAQADGSYRKLLSKLIKVDLLILDDWGLEPLSAQQRSDLLELIDARYGYKSHIIISQLPQENWHEMIGESTHADAILDRLIHGAIKVNLKGESIRKQLNKLTDDDQLS; encoded by the coding sequence ATGATAGACACCATTAATCAGCAACTTCAACTGCTCAAGTTATCGGGTATAAAGCAAGCACTCAAGCAACAGCTTGAACAGCCAAACCTATATCAAGAGCAAAGCTTTATAGAGCGCATCAGTTTATTGCTCACACATGAAATTGATACACGTGATGAAAGAAAAATCGATCGACTTGTACGACAAGCTAAATTCAGGTTACCGGGTCAATTAAACCAACTCATTTACTCGCCGAAGCGCAACCTAGATAAAACGCAAATACGTAGTCTCAGCCAAAGTACCTGGCTGAGTTTACATCAGAATATATTAATCACGGGCGCAACAGGTTGTGGCAAAACATACCTAGCGTGTGCCTTAGGCCATGAACATTGCCTACAAGGTAAAAGCGTTTTTTATATTCGGCTAAAAGAATTACTTGAAAGTCTATTCCTAGCACAGGCCGATGGCAGTTATCGAAAGTTACTGAGTAAACTCATTAAAGTCGACTTACTTATTTTAGATGATTGGGGGCTTGAGCCACTCAGTGCTCAACAGAGAAGTGACTTACTTGAATTAATTGATGCGAGGTATGGTTATAAATCACACATCATTATTAGTCAGTTACCACAGGAAAACTGGCATGAAATGATCGGAGAATCAACGCACGCTGATGCTATTTTAGACAGGCTTATTCATGGTGCAATCAAGGTGAATTTAAAAGGAGAATCGATACGAAAACAGTTAAATAAATTGACTGATGATGATCAGTTAAGTTAG
- a CDS encoding site-specific integrase, with product MNISTYFPPELLKRLEDDITLRKLGSGSLVAYVRGISKLCDYLQRSPENITAEDLRLFQLHLVNIGTTGQTINVTLTALRFLYNITLDKPEVVYKLSSVPVARKLPEILSMDEAKQLIDSAMHPKFKAALAVAYGAGLRVSEVVNLKVSDIDSERMALRVEQGKGQRDRYAMLSPVLLEHLRNWWRFANQQGQMFEGGWLFPGNNPIYHMTSRHLSRICKAAVSTAGITKKISMHSLRHSFATHLLEAKVDIRVIQVLLGHSKLNSTALYAQVATDLLKEVTSPLDTIMKKKGKAKE from the coding sequence ATGAATATCAGCACTTACTTCCCACCTGAATTACTTAAACGTCTTGAAGACGATATCACCTTACGTAAACTCGGCTCAGGTAGTCTCGTGGCCTACGTTAGAGGGATTTCTAAACTCTGCGATTATCTGCAACGCTCGCCAGAAAATATTACGGCTGAAGACTTACGACTATTCCAATTACATTTAGTTAATATTGGCACCACAGGTCAAACGATTAATGTCACCTTGACCGCCTTGCGCTTCCTATACAATATTACACTGGATAAACCCGAAGTCGTGTATAAGCTCAGCAGTGTACCGGTCGCTCGTAAATTACCCGAAATACTCAGCATGGATGAAGCCAAACAGCTCATTGATTCGGCGATGCACCCGAAATTTAAAGCGGCATTGGCCGTAGCTTATGGCGCTGGTTTACGGGTGAGTGAAGTCGTCAATCTCAAGGTCAGCGATATTGACAGTGAACGAATGGCACTTCGGGTTGAACAAGGTAAAGGCCAACGAGACCGTTATGCCATGTTATCCCCGGTATTGCTTGAACACCTGCGCAACTGGTGGCGCTTTGCTAATCAACAGGGGCAGATGTTTGAAGGGGGTTGGTTATTTCCGGGCAATAACCCTATCTATCATATGACCTCTCGCCATTTGAGCCGAATATGTAAAGCCGCCGTTTCTACAGCAGGTATCACTAAAAAGATATCTATGCATTCCTTGAGGCATAGCTTTGCCACGCACTTATTGGAAGCCAAAGTGGATATTCGCGTGATACAAGTACTGCTTGGACACAGTAAACTCAATAGCACCGCCTTGTATGCGCAAGTTGCGACGGATTTATTAAAAGAAGTCACGAGTCCGTTAGATACCATCATGAAGAAGAAAGGTAAAGCAAAGGAGTGA
- a CDS encoding IS91 family transposase, with the protein MSRPKLEVADVFRVAGQTYRDENAGHLSLQQHKVMSAIEHCRTSVLGGHVLQCPECEHVQVAYNSCRNRHCPKCQASSAKRWLEARQTELLPVEYYHLVFSLPSELADLAYYNKDVMYGILMKTAAQTLLTIAADKKHLGAQVGVTFVLHTWGSAMMHHPHVHGIVPGGGLSLNGKQWLSCKKGFFLPVRVLSRLFRRLYLARLSEAYQQGKLQFFANTKTLADEHEFNAWLSKHRKMEWVVYAKRPFSGPDAVLRYLARYTHRVAIANSRLVSMDKNTVSFRWKNYRVKARCRQRVMQLSHDEFIRRFLLHVLPSGFHRIRHYGLVANAGRKRNLQQARRLLNVPALETAVQEAAEVAKLDRTDPFICPKCHTPMMIIELLVGINYPRAPPEKIINPVERMTFKKRTV; encoded by the coding sequence ATGTCTCGCCCTAAACTGGAAGTAGCGGATGTGTTTCGTGTTGCGGGTCAAACTTATCGTGATGAGAATGCAGGCCATTTAAGCTTACAACAACACAAAGTCATGTCAGCCATTGAACACTGTCGAACCAGTGTGCTCGGGGGGCATGTTTTGCAATGCCCTGAATGTGAGCATGTTCAGGTTGCCTATAACTCTTGTCGAAATCGCCATTGCCCGAAGTGCCAAGCCAGCTCAGCTAAACGCTGGTTAGAGGCTAGGCAAACAGAGCTATTACCGGTTGAGTATTATCATTTAGTCTTCAGTTTACCTAGCGAACTTGCTGATTTGGCTTATTACAACAAGGACGTGATGTATGGAATTTTGATGAAAACGGCAGCACAAACCTTATTAACCATTGCGGCAGATAAAAAACATTTGGGCGCACAAGTGGGGGTAACCTTCGTGTTGCATACGTGGGGAAGTGCCATGATGCACCACCCACACGTGCATGGGATTGTCCCAGGCGGTGGACTGTCTCTCAATGGTAAACAATGGCTCAGTTGTAAAAAAGGCTTCTTCTTGCCTGTTCGGGTCTTATCGCGTCTGTTTCGCCGTTTGTATTTAGCGCGGCTCAGCGAGGCTTATCAGCAAGGTAAATTACAGTTCTTCGCCAACACGAAAACGCTAGCAGATGAGCATGAGTTCAATGCTTGGTTAAGTAAACACCGTAAAATGGAGTGGGTTGTGTATGCCAAACGCCCGTTTTCTGGCCCTGACGCCGTATTAAGGTATTTGGCTAGATACACTCATCGAGTCGCAATTGCCAATTCTCGCTTAGTGTCGATGGATAAAAATACTGTCAGTTTCCGCTGGAAAAACTACCGTGTCAAAGCACGATGTCGACAACGTGTGATGCAACTGAGTCATGATGAGTTTATACGTCGCTTCTTGCTGCATGTACTGCCCTCGGGCTTTCACCGTATTCGTCATTATGGTTTAGTGGCTAATGCCGGTAGAAAGCGAAATCTGCAACAAGCAAGGCGGTTACTCAATGTGCCAGCGCTTGAGACAGCAGTACAGGAAGCCGCAGAAGTAGCGAAGCTAGATCGTACTGATCCCTTTATCTGCCCGAAATGTCATACGCCAATGATGATCATTGAGTTGCTTGTTGGGATAAATTATCCTCGCGCTCCGCCTGAGAAGATCATTAATCCAGTAGAGAGAATGACGTTTAAAAAAAGGACAGTATAA